Proteins encoded together in one Xiphophorus maculatus strain JP 163 A chromosome 13, X_maculatus-5.0-male, whole genome shotgun sequence window:
- the LOC106700103 gene encoding transmembrane protein 79-like, whose protein sequence is MAVQDGLVVDLNDVVVFPHDGSNGKPKITEGEKQEDSDTSAEELKESTYEEEEEEEEEEMARSAHFEPSTLPWPGDKHRRLLLEQDDDVLGPEEKDSGLSQDLSEDRSQADGDVRSKAKWRESMPEGERWRDNKGDGSLADDEDEEDEGWMSEKPSTGFTPHVTIVCPTTRELPEEERHFREEEEELNMEHDPAAQFYPEWEDQDDKYYVCSEKLQLALATLAAGFCFPLLVWGGYALLPFDPPKLDSAPYRVLYTLRCSFFAIIPITLGVLVQGIARLRFSALKPLYQGNLVDKEVMVHRHYVNESLSLFLFYFLQLAVMATYISQDLLKLVPLLTIIFVFGRLIYWVCLALGSSIRAFGFGFSFLPVLVMLGANIYYVCTAVGPGSVFDVAPPATDPPPKLRWWY, encoded by the exons ATGGCTGTTCAGGATGGGTTGGTCGTGGATTTAAATGATGTGGTGGTTTTTCCACACGATGGTTCGAATGGGAAACCTAAAATAACAGAAGgtgaaaaacaagaagacaGTGACACCAGCgcagaggagctgaaggagagcacatatgaggaggaggaggaggaagaagaagaagaaatggcgAGATCTGCTCATTTTGAGCCGTCCACTTTACCCTGGCCTGGAGACAAACACAGGAGGCTGCTGCTGGAGCAGGACGATGATGTCTTAGGGCCCGAGGAGAAAGACTCTGGGTTGAGTCAGGACTTGTCAGAGGATCGAAGCCAAGCGGACGGAGATGTGAGGAGCAAAGCGAAGTGGAGGGAGAGCATGCCTGAGGGTGAGAGGTGGAGGGACAACAAAGGAGACGGCTCACTGGCCGATGATGAGGACGAGGAGGACGAGGGGTGGATGTCTGAGAAACCTTCTACGGGTTTCACTCCACATGTCACGATCGTGTGTCCCACCACCAGGGAACTTCCTGAAGAAGAGCGGCACttcagggaggaagaggaggagctgaacaTGGAGCACGACCCCGCCGCACAGTTTTACCCCGAGTGGGAAGATCAGGACGACAAGTATT ATGTGTGCAGcgagaagctgcagctggcgTTAGCCACGTTGGCCGCAGGGTTCTGCTTCCCCCTGCTGGTGTGGGGTGGATACGCGCTGCTCCCCTTTGACCCACCCAAGCTCGACAGCGCCCCCTACAGAGTGCTCTACACACTCCGCTGCTCATTTTTCGCCATCATCCCTATCACCCTGG GCGTGTTGGTCCAGGGAATCGCCCGGCTGCGTTTCAGCGCCCTGAAGCCGCTCTATCAGGGAAATCTGGTGGACAAGGAAGTGATGGTTCACAGGCACTACGTCAACGAATCGCtgtctctcttcctcttctaCTTCCTGCAGCTTGCCGTCATGGCAACCTACATCAGCCAGGACCTTCTTAAGCTGGTGCCGCTGCTCACCATCATATTTGTTTTTGGCAG GCTGATCTACTGGGTCTGCCTCGCTCTGGGCAGCAGCATCAGGGCCTTCGGCTTCGGCTTCTCCTTCCTCCCCGTCCTGGTGATGCTGGGCGCCAACATCTACTACGTCTGCACGGCGGTCGGGCCGGGCTCCGTGTTCGACGTGGCGCCGCCCGCCACCGATCCTCCGCCCAAGCTGCGCTGGTGGTATTAA
- the LOC111610563 gene encoding serine/arginine repetitive matrix protein 2-like — protein sequence MEEEVVTAKTEQEDQASSEGEADMVNKTPVKRGRGRPKSSKNKPLFAVDLIQDSGDSNNTSQPKEPRESGEENAKTPVTARKGRGRQKGSTKQKRSDNTEQSPKKRGRPQGSGKKPASEGLVNGGASPRKRGRPRAPLKRKSDVDEGSSVTPRKRGRPKGSPNKKSRMEREHSDWDTEAHTAEKSLNMSTSRPRKPVVKYSGGVPKTVSKKPHRGRGRPRKNLDDSQPVKRGRGRPKGSTKNNPSPFKARRKQGRPRKYPLPSAEELKKPKVWKPLGRPRKYPRVEEEASTTPRRGRGRPRKSKKGAHLRKSLTSPSAPRDGTPRKRGRPAANLSKDDGAPRKKRGRPKGSTKGDAQFNDSTAASEGEQEQMEAASLRGEEPGETVLAQDVSYDISEQA from the coding sequence ATGGAAGAGGAAGTGGTAACGGCCAAGACGGAACAAGAAGACCAAGCTAGCAGTGAAGGGGAGGCCGACATGGTGAATAAAACGCCGGTCAAAAGAGGGAGAGGGAGGCCAAAAAGCTCCAAGAATAAACCGCTTTTTGCAGTAGACCTGATTCAGGATTCAGGTGATTCAAACAACACGTCTCAACCCAAGGAGCCACGGGAGTCTGGAGAAGAAAACGCAAAGACCCCGGTTACAGCCCGCAAGGGCAGAGGGAGGCAGAAAGGGTCCACGAAACAGAAAAGGAGCGACAATACAGAACAATCTCCAAAGAAAAGAGGACGACCACAGGGGTCTGGCAAGAAACCTGCCTCTGAAGGCTTAGTGAACGGCGGAGCAAGTCCGCGCAAAAGAGGGCGCCCAAGAGCCCCCTTAAAGCGGAAGTCTGACGTAGACGAAGGCAGCTCCGTAACTCCTCGGAAAAGAGGCCGACCGAAAGGGTCTCCCAATAAAAAATCGAGGATGGAGCGGGAGCATAGTGACTGGGATACGGAAGCGCACACAGCCGAGAAATCACTGAATATGTCAACAAGTCGACCCAGGAAACCTGTGGTGAAGTACAGCGGCGGCGTTCCCAAAACTGTCTCAAAGAAACctcacagaggaagaggaagaccGAGGAAGAACCTGGATGACTCCCAACCGGTGAAGAGAGGAAGAGGCCGACCTAAAGGCTCTACGAAGAATAATCCGTCTCCTTTTAAAGCGCGTAGGAAGCAGGGAAGACCACGGAAGTACCCTCTGCCTTCTGCGGAGGAGCTGAAGAAGCCCAAAGTGTGGAAACCCCTGGGAAGACCACGGAAATACCCCCGAGTCGAGGAGGAAGCGTCAACGACGCCTCGTAGAGGCCGCGGTCGGCCGCGCAAGTCCAAGAAAGGCGCTCACTTACGAAAGAGCCTAACGTCTCCTTCCGCCCCGCGCGACGGAACGCCGAGGAAAAGAGGCCGCCCGGCGGCTAACCTGAGCAAAGACGACGGCGCCCCCCGGAAGAAGCGGGGCCGCCCGAAAGGCTCCACCAAAGGAGACGCGCAGTTCAACGACTCCACGGCAGCTAGCGAAGGCGAACAGGAGCAGATGGAGGCGGCGTCGTTACGCGGGGAGGAACCGGGAGAAACTGTCCTGGCTCAGGACGTTAGCTACGACATCAGCGAGCAGGCTTGA